In Oryza sativa Japonica Group chromosome 1, ASM3414082v1, the genomic stretch CGGGATCTTCCTGTTGTAACTCTGTTGTAGCTGAATTCAATTCCCAAAGATGAACCTGAAATATGTAACATATTAGGATACTGAAATCATTTGTAGGTTGGAACAAATATGGTTTGATACATAAGAACATGGATTTGCTAAATACAACAGTACAGCACAGAAACCGGCTATTTGATTGCCCTTAGTTTGTGTTTTTGTTCTCTAAGATCATTTGGAAAAAAACTCTAGTATGTAAAGTACAGTTCATTTTCCAAAAGGATAATATCATTGCAATAGTTCCTTTAATCTAACGTTATTGGCTTGTTTTAGGAGCATTTTGGTTTTGCTTTAGGTGGCAAGGCTATTAATTGTAACTGAACTGTTTAAAAAGTTGAGTTGTCCAGTTAAACGTTCTTGATTCAGTGATTTCGTTAGTTCGTAGTATAATTATGTTAGATGATATATTTCATAATGAGTTTACTAAATTAAGCTCATGCGCTCGCTCCAAAAAGTGGAGTTTCCTGAGTTTTTGTGATGTTTTCATGATTCTGTCGCAAGAATGTACTACAATCTACAGTCCATCTGGCACTACTGGAAATCACAATATCAGTATCACAGTACATGGAGGAAGAAAAGAAACTTTCAGCCGTGTAGGTTTCCTAACATGGAACCATCTAGAACTAATCACTGAattatgaatatatatacaCGTTCTTACACTAAAAAACTGGATGTGTAAacaagtgattttttttaatcttaatCGGAATCCACATCTTAAGCAAAATTCTCTAGCACATGGTTAACTATAAGAATGCGTGGGCTTTAGGATCAGACATTGCAGATTATAACAAGCTGCGTACAGCAGCTAACAAGTACGGCAGAGTTTGAATTTAAGATTTCTCAGGAAATTGCCAGAATACCATCAGAACTTTCAAATATATCAATTGCATTAAAATCGCTAGTTTAGTTTAGTTATCTTCTGACATTAAGCACTGATTAACTGTACACGCTACCTATCTGACAGTATAAACACTCCATTGTACAGTACTTAAAGCCGAAACCAGCAGCACAAAAGTTCattcctccctttctctttgcAGGCAACTCTCTCCTCCATCTAGTTCCCCAACCCAAATGGTAGCAACAGAACGAAGCGAATCAGGAACGAGTAAAGTACACATTCTCACCAGCAAATGAGGAGGCAGAGGTGAAGGTCAGCGACGCCGAGACCGCGGCAGAGagcgcggcgggggaggcggaggcggatgacgtggaggaggaggagacgaaggAGCTCCGGAGGaacggggtggcggcggcgcccatcGGGGATGCCCTGCGAgagcggaggccgccgccgataGCCGCCGCTGAGATCCTCCCGGAGTGGAGTGAGAGAGCCGCCATTGGCGAGACGAGGGCGAGCGCCATGTTTGGGGAGTCGAGGTGCGGTGCAGGGCTATGGCTATCCCCACACAATGTTGCTTTATCGTCTTATCCACGACGAGATGCGATTCTTGGGCCAAATCATGGGCCTTCGTCTTAGGCCCACTCATGTTAGGCCCATTAAGAGGAACAGTTCGTCGTCTTCCTAGAAACAAGTTCACCACCGTCCGCCGCCTGCAGACGGGGCTTTATTACACAATCAGCCACCAGATCTcatcgccgtcggccgtcgccgtcgccggatggACCCGAGCCGGCCGTTGCTGGGGCGGGGCGCCCTCATCACCTcctccgcccacgccgccgccgccctcttgctcgtcgccttcctcttcctcacccTCCGCAAcctccccatctccctctcccctcccaccgccgccttgACGCCCACCACGTCCCACCTGGAGCAGCAGGATCAGGCCAGCTGCGACACCACCTCCACGCTCGACTGCGCCGACCCGCAGCTCTTCCACCTCATGATGCGCCGCGCCATCGACGCCTTCCCCGACGTCCACTTCAACCGCTTCGGCCGCCCCGTCCCCGGCGacccgccgtcgtcctcctgcGACATGGCCTGGCGCGCCcgatccaccgcctccgccaacTACAAGGACTACCGCCGCTTCTCCGTCGCCCGCGACCCCGTCACCTGCGCCTACTCCGTTACCTCCATCGGGGAATACCACTCCGGCCCCCTCGCCCGCAAGCCCCGCCGCGGCGGGACCAACGCCACCGCCCCGCCGCCCCCACCCGCGCTCTCGCGCTCCCAGTTCGCCGCGGGCAAGTACCTCTCTTaccttggcggcggcgaccggtgcAAGCCCATGCCGCATTATCTTCGTAGTCTCCTCTGCTCCATCGCCGAGGCCCGCTACCTCAACCGCACCCTCGTCCTCGATCTCAGCGTCTgtctcgccgccgcctacgccgGGGGCATGCCCGAGGAGGGCAAGCGCCTCGCCTTCTATATTGACATTGAGCACCTGCAATCCGTGGTCGGGATCGTTGAACACAAGCGGTTCTGGGAGGATTGGGACAA encodes the following:
- the LOC4327541 gene encoding large ribosomal subunit protein bL34c — protein: MALALVSPMAALSLHSGRISAAAIGGGLRSRRASPMGAAATPFLRSSFVSSSSTSSASASPAALSAAVSASLTFTSASSFAGSSLGIEFSYNRVTTGRSRILQIRAGKAALCMTKRNRSRKSLARTHGFRRRMRTTAGRKVLKRRRAKGRRVLCTKTNSPTGKKRMF
- the LOC4327542 gene encoding uncharacterized protein, whose protein sequence is MDPSRPLLGRGALITSSAHAAAALLLVAFLFLTLRNLPISLSPPTAALTPTTSHLEQQDQASCDTTSTLDCADPQLFHLMMRRAIDAFPDVHFNRFGRPVPGDPPSSSCDMAWRARSTASANYKDYRRFSVARDPVTCAYSVTSIGEYHSGPLARKPRRGGTNATAPPPPPALSRSQFAAGKYLSYLGGGDRCKPMPHYLRSLLCSIAEARYLNRTLVLDLSVCLAAAYAGGMPEEGKRLAFYIDIEHLQSVVGIVEHKRFWEDWDKWGAQGQLGVRIIEDSRVAPTKFSKSRDPLIVRKFGDVEPGNYWYNVCEGEAEHVLRPPQGAIRTAPSLMDIVDGIISRMQVDFDSVHVGGNDGNLRRRIEERLNGGGRQVYVAGEGINVVLLDALKAKYSSVHYLDAFEELWARDSKWFLEMKRLNGGVPVEFDGYMRELVDREVFLKGKKKVEVLV